The Treponema primitia ZAS-1 genome contains the following window.
CTGGCAGATAGCGTTCTGTTCCGCATGGACGGTCCGCACACAGTGGGTGGTTTCGCTTCCGTCCTCGTGGAGCATCTTTTTGAACTGGTGTCCCACTTCATCGCAATGGGGCAGTCCCGCGGGAGCCCCTACGTAGCCGGTTACCAGGATCTGGTGATTCTTGGCAATAACGCAGCCTGAACGGCCCCTATCACAGGTCGCCCGCTTTGAAATGGCGTCGCAGACCTCCATAAAGTATTCATCCCAGCTTGGCCTTTGGTATTCCGACATGGCAGCTCCTAAAATCACTATACTAGGA
Protein-coding sequences here:
- a CDS encoding deoxycytidylate deaminase → MSEYQRPSWDEYFMEVCDAISKRATCDRGRSGCVIAKNHQILVTGYVGAPAGLPHCDEVGHQFKKMLHEDGSETTHCVRTVHAEQNAICQAAKRGIAIEGATLYCRMTPCRTCAMLIINCGIVRVVCQRRYHDAEDSESMLEKAKIQLEYIYNEVQQYEKQ